In Drosophila pseudoobscura strain MV-25-SWS-2005 chromosome 4, UCI_Dpse_MV25, whole genome shotgun sequence, the following proteins share a genomic window:
- the LOC6903237 gene encoding cilia- and flagella-associated protein 91-like encodes MPEQEKRTLRELRGHRVLHDNHQTGPTRFDSAQHLRQPVPQKEQLPSHTKRVTFGNKLCNGGNDQPPKAKKGFMQAGKGLTSGLITMSPVGQRLQAGANNPGERSVKRLPRTDSECQFKAPGIDFLTSRDTNITTHEIKMRPSATLIGIDSTKCDFFPKYVDKRPFKEQGTQTLYRESSAQTVAYLPEIMDKEMDEHLELFTLPALLPGDKPPGLHEVEILERARKRWAFNKAVKTNFMKQLHEARELTMQTKYKHILEAFEWESWIVREEYIQECQRMRLEIVIKMFDRREKEMHLASKKRIEMACERIEMRRQAGLHKNEIEYQRSKRRLDIQLAKTSRKWQKQSPLYSLGSPCSEFYGPLIRHGVDPARRSFLGTNRKAFDIRMDDLEKRVNMNNVTCPFRKLKEWSKPKEYVKEYEQNFCNDKNLQKLYESLKGLRTQSTMENRTEPKCLKKRKQLTSDKYEKYPSYTHIDFYQAAPKQIQPPEPTQTPGRFPTRRGTLYAKHLESQRRNEAFENLLKTYEGTYIGGIMQFLSEEMGRLKEYRKLHFFTMLAQRERWRREAGEAGLRQKENELRKLYEELFQKSIGAHYQVSNKYLSALLTTDMSHIAESEAALTVTGQAKQIDLDIQRWLESFKLIQTPLTYAPLRVMLRDMVSPDMNAALDRHEKALIANYIVEDVIFGRVWEELEPFDISTTLTSDFIDRLIDNDLYLFSTDSESDTPQKTSSYEAKAIIRKLIRQAVPGQRWKDEIERIVHENQNDLFDDVFAEIMNKIDNPPPVKSSDLISVHSCQSQGHISKIDNFRSLCNIDLTMFQNSLPNSELERIQILSLQKKVEKDNVTAGLKTFDKYHGDDNAPEQLDVFIKSEVFNIINDSQENVPEDVFGVTGVLDLSKEKDFKMLKHAKEELEVEVEFHVLPVNFLEDPSSLQEAVFEEEEGIYKEEKDMSDKTDSRAHATPEDFSLPFTSQEGTENVEDEYFPKEEAASVTAETIVANSQIFKFR; translated from the exons ATGCCAGAGCAGGAGAAACGAACCTTAAGGGAGCTTCGAGGCCATCGGGTGCTCCATGACAATCACCAGACCGGACCAACCCGTTTCGATAGTGCACAACATTTACGCCAACCCGTTCCTCAAAAGGAGCAATTGCCAAGTCACACCAAACGGGTCACTTTTGGCAACAAACTATGCAATGGAGGTAATGACCAACCACCGAAGGCCAAAAAAGGTTTCATGCAAGCTGGAAAGGGCCTCACATCAGGTCTGATCACGATGTCACCGGTGGGCCAACGATTACAGGCCG GTGCCAACAATCCTGGCGAAAGGTCGGTGAAAAGATTGCCTCGTACAGACAGCGAATGCCAGTTCAAGGCACCGGGAATCGATTTTCTAACATCACGGGATACTAATATAACAACCCATGAGATCAAAATGCGTCCTTCGGCGACTTTGATTGGGATTGATTCTACCAAATGCGATTTCTTCCCGAAATATGTGGACAAGCGACCATTCAAGGAACAGGGAACACAAACGCTCTATAG GGAATCCTCTGCACAAACGGTGGCCTATTTGCCAGAGATCATGGACAAAGAAATGGATGAGCATCTAGAGCTGTTTACCCTACCGGCTTTGCTGCCTGGAGATAAGCCACCGGGACTCCATGAAGTCGAGATCCTTGAGCGTGCCCGCAAGCGCTGGGCCTTCAATAAGGCAGTGAAGACAAACTTTATGAAACAATTGCATGAGGCTCGGGAGTTGACAATGCAAACCAAATACAAGCACATACTGGAAGCTTTTGAATGGGAGAGTTGGATCGTGCGGGAGGAGTACATACAGGAGTGTCAGAGGATGCGCCTCGAGATCGTTATAAAAATGTTCGACAGGCGCGAGAAGGAGATGCATTTAGCATCCAAAAAACGCATTGAAATGGCTTGCGAACGCATCGAGATGCGCCGTCAAGCTGGTCTTCACAAGAACGAGATAGAGTATCAGCGAAGTAAGCGCCGGCTCGATATACAACTCGCAAAGACATCCCGGAAATGGCAAAAGCAGAGTCCCCTGTATTCTTTGGGATCACCGTGCTCCGAGTTCTATGGACCACTAATCAGACACGGTGTAGATCCGGCACGTCGGAGTTTCTTAGGCACTAACCGCAAAGCCTTCGATATTAGGATGGACGACCTGGAGAAGCGCGTGAACATGAACAACGTGACGTGTCCATTCCGAAAACTCAAGGAATGGTCCAAGCCCAAAGAGTATGTTAAGGAGTATGAACAGAACTTCTGCAATGacaaaaatttgcaaaagCTATACGAGTCCTTGAAGGGCTTGAGAACGCAGTCGACTATGGAAAACCGGACCGAACCGAAGTGTCTTAAGAAAAGAAAGCAATTGACCTCGGATAAGTACGAGAAATATCCAAGTTACACCCACATAGATTTCTATCAGGCAGCGCCAAAACAGATTCAACCGCCAGAGCCGACGCAGACGCCCGGTCGTTTTCCAACAAGAAGAGGCACATTGTATGCAAAGCACTTGGAGTCTCAGAGAAGAAACGAAGCTTTTGAGAATTTACTGAAAACGTACGAAGGCACTTATATTGGTGGCATCATGCAGTTCCTCTCTGAGGAAATGGGGCGGCTGAAGGAATATCGAAAGCTCCACTTCTTTACCATGTTGGCCCAAAGGGAGAGATGGCGACGCGAAGCGGGTGAAGCAGGATTGCGGCAGAAGGAGAATGAACTGAGAAAGCTATACGAAGAATTGTTCCAGAAGAGTATTGGGGCCCACTATCAGGTCAGCAATAAATATCTCAGCGCGCTTTTAACAACAGATATGAGCCACATAGCAGAGAGCGAGGCCGCGCTAACGGTGACCGGGCAGGCCAAGCAAATCGATTTAGATATCCAGCGATGGCTAGAGAGCTTCAAGCTCATTCAGACGCCACTAACCTATGCTCCACTGCGTGTCATGCTACGTGACATGGTCTCCCCAGACATGAATGCTGCTCTTGATCGTCATGAGAAGGCTCTTATCGCTAATTATATTGTTGAGGACGTGATATTTGGCAGAGTGTGGGAGGAGCTAGAACCATTCGACATATCCACCACCCTGACTAGCGACTTCATTGATCGCCTCATCGACAACGATCTCTATCTATTCTCCACGGACAGCGAAAGTGACACACCGCAGAAAACTTCAAGCTACGAGGCTAAGGCTATTATACGAAAGCTTATCCGCCAGGCAGTTCCCGGACAGCGCTGGAAAGATGAAATCGAACGCATTGTGCACGAGAACCAAAACGATCTATTCGATGATGTCTTCGCAGAAATCATGAATAAAATCGATAATCCTCCACCGGTGAAATCGTCTGACCTAATTAGTGTCCATTCGTGTCAATCTCAGGGTCACATTTCGAAGATTGACAATTTTCGATCGTTGTGTAATATTGACCTCACAATGTTCCAAAACTCATTGCCAAATTCTGAATTGGAGCGCATTCAAATACTATctctacaaaaaaaagttgaaaaggACAATGTTACCGCTGGGTTGAAGACCTTCGATAAGTACCATGGAGATGACAATGCACCTGAACAATTGGATGTGTTTATAAAATCAGAGGTGTTTAACATCATTAATGACTCACAGGAAAACGTACCAGAGGATGTGTTCGGCGTCACTGGAGTGTTAGATCTAAGCAAGGAGAAGGACTTTAAGATGCTGAAGCATGCCAAAGAAGAAttagaagtagaagtagagTTTCATGTCCTACCGGTCAATTTTTTGGAAGACCCTAGCAGTCTCCAGGAGGCGGTCTTCGAGGAAGAAGAAGGTATATATAAAGAAGAGAAAGATATGTCCGATAAGACTGATTCTAGAGCTCACGCGACACCGGAAGACTTTAGTCTTCCTTTTACCTCTCAAGAAGGCACTGAAAATGTGGAAGATGAATATTTTCCCAAGGAAGAAGCCGCCTCGGTAACCGCTGAGACAATCGTGGCGAATTCTCAAATATTTAAGTTCAGATGA
- the LOC117184072 gene encoding cilia- and flagella-associated protein 91-like — MQAGKGLTSGLITMSPVGQRLQAGANNPGERSVKRLPRTDSECQFKAPGIDFLTSRDTNITTHEIKMRPSATLIGIDSTKCDFFPKYVDKRPFKEQGTQTLYRESSAQTVAYLPEIMDKEMDEHLELFTLPALLPGDKPPGLHEVEILERARKRWAFNKAVKTNFMKQLHEARELTMQTKYKHILEAFEWESWIVREEYIQECQRMRLEIVIKMFDRREKEMHLASKKRIEMACERIEMRRQAGLHKNEIEYQRSKRRLDIQLAKTSRKWQKQSPLYSLGSPCSEFYGPLIRHGVDPARRSFLGTNRKAFDIRMDDLEKRVNMNNVTCPFRKLKEWSKPKEYVKEYEQNFCNDKNLQKLYESLKGLRTQSTMENRTEPKCLKKRKQLTSDKYEKYPSYTHIDFYQAAPKQIQPPEPTQTPGRFPTRRGTLYAKHLESQRRNEAFENLLKTYEGTYIGGIMQFLSEEMGRLKEYRKLHFFTMLAQRERWRREAGEAGLRQKENELRKLYEELFQKSIGAHYQVSNKYLSALLTTDMSHIAESEAALTVTGQAKQIDLDIQRWLESFKLIQTPLTYAPLRVMLRDMVSPDMNAALDRHEKALIANYIVEDVIFGRVWEELEPFDISTTLTSDFIDRLIDNDLYLFSTDSESDTPQKTSSYEAKAIIRKLIRQAVPGQRWKDEIERIVHENQNDLFDDVFAEIMNKIDNPPPMKSSDLITVHSCPSQGHFSRTDNFRSIDIMDLPIFPNSLPNSEFERIQPLSLQKRQI, encoded by the exons ATGCAAGCTGGAAAGGGCCTCACATCAGGTCTGATCACGATGTCACCGGTGGGCCAACGATTACAGGCCG GTGCCAACAATCCTGGCGAAAGGTCGGTGAAAAGATTGCCTCGTACAGACAGCGAATGCCAGTTCAAGGCACCGGGAATCGATTTTCTAACATCACGGGATACTAATATAACAACCCATGAGATCAAAATGCGTCCTTCGGCGACTTTGATTGGGATTGATTCTACCAAATGCGATTTCTTCCCGAAATATGTGGACAAGCGACCATTCAAGGAACAGGGAACACAAACGCTCTATAG GGAATCCTCTGCACAAACGGTGGCCTATTTGCCAGAGATCATGGACAAAGAAATGGATGAGCATCTAGAGCTGTTTACCCTACCGGCTTTGCTGCCTGGAGATAAGCCACCGGGACTCCATGAAGTCGAGATCCTTGAGCGTGCCCGCAAGCGCTGGGCCTTCAATAAGGCAGTGAAGACAAACTTTATGAAACAATTGCATGAGGCTCGGGAGTTGACAATGCAAACCAAATACAAGCACATACTGGAAGCTTTTGAATGGGAGAGTTGGATCGTGCGGGAGGAGTACATACAGGAGTGTCAGAGGATGCGCCTCGAGATCGTTATAAAAATGTTCGACAGGCGCGAGAAGGAGATGCATTTAGCATCCAAAAAACGCATTGAAATGGCTTGCGAACGCATCGAGATGCGCCGTCAAGCTGGTCTTCACAAGAACGAGATAGAGTATCAGCGAAGTAAGCGCCGGCTCGATATACAACTCGCAAAGACATCCCGGAAATGGCAAAAGCAGAGTCCCCTGTATTCTTTGGGATCACCGTGCTCCGAGTTCTATGGACCACTAATCAGACACGGTGTAGATCCGGCACGTCGGAGTTTCTTAGGCACTAACCGCAAAGCCTTCGATATTAGGATGGACGACCTGGAGAAGCGCGTGAACATGAACAACGTGACGTGTCCATTCCGAAAACTCAAGGAATGGTCCAAGCCCAAAGAGTATGTTAAGGAGTATGAACAGAACTTCTGCAATGacaaaaatttgcaaaagCTATACGAGTCCTTGAAGGGCTTGAGAACGCAGTCGACTATGGAAAACCGGACCGAACCGAAGTGTCTTAAGAAAAGAAAGCAATTGACCTCGGATAAGTACGAGAAATATCCAAGTTACACCCACATAGATTTCTATCAGGCAGCGCCAAAACAGATTCAACCGCCAGAGCCGACGCAGACGCCCGGTCGTTTTCCAACAAGAAGAGGCACATTGTATGCAAAGCACTTGGAGTCTCAGAGAAGAAACGAAGCTTTTGAGAATTTACTGAAAACGTACGAAGGCACTTATATTGGTGGCATCATGCAGTTCCTCTCTGAGGAAATGGGGCGGCTGAAGGAATATCGAAAGCTCCACTTCTTTACCATGTTGGCCCAAAGGGAGAGATGGCGACGCGAAGCGGGTGAAGCAGGATTGCGGCAGAAGGAGAATGAACTGAGAAAGCTATACGAAGAATTGTTCCAGAAGAGTATTGGGGCCCACTATCAGGTCAGCAATAAATATCTCAGCGCGCTTTTAACAACAGATATGAGCCACATAGCAGAGAGCGAGGCCGCGCTAACGGTGACCGGGCAGGCCAAGCAAATCGATTTAGATATCCAGCGATGGCTAGAGAGCTTCAAGCTCATTCAGACGCCACTAACCTATGCTCCACTGCGTGTCATGCTACGTGACATGGTCTCCCCAGACATGAATGCTGCTCTTGATCGTCATGAGAAGGCTCTTATCGCTAATTATATTGTTGAGGACGTGATATTTGGCAGAGTGTGGGAGGAGCTAGAACCATTCGACATATCCACCACCCTGACTAGCGACTTCATTGATCGCCTCATCGACAACGATCTCTATCTATTCTCCACGGACAGCGAAAGTGACACACCGCAGAAAACTTCAAGCTACGAGGCTAAGGCTATTATACGAAAGCTTATCCGCCAGGCAGTTCCCGGACAGCGCTGGAAAGATGAAATCGAACGCATTGTGCACGAGAACCAAAACGATCTATTCGATGATGTCTTCGCAGAAATCATGAATAAAATCGATAATCCTCCACCGATGAAATCGTCCGACCTAATCACTGTCCATTCGTGTCCATCTCAGGGTCACTTTTCTAGGACTGACAATTTTCGATCTATAGATATTATGGACCTCCCGATTTTCCCCAACTCATTGCCAAATTCTGAATTTGAGCGCATTCAACCGCTATCTCTACAAAAAAGGCAAATATAG
- the LOC6903236 gene encoding cilia- and flagella-associated protein 91-like, which produces MSAQREIPRRKRMLHFLQEERETRRNNSSPSSPLRIEREQSPKLSRNATFKNREPAHLKDDYSGSSQSLSSCLITRSPLGPRLKSGANNPAERSTGRLPRTDSECLFQAPGIDFLTEKDTNTTTHEVKLDSSVYPRKTPLRNKCDFFPKYVYNRPFKEQATQTLYREASAQTLAYLPETEDKEIDEHLELFRLASALPGDKPPGLYEVEVLERSRKRWAFNKALNTNLKRQLQEARELAMKTKYKSILEAFEWESWIEREECIQECQKRRLEIVIKMFDKREKEMHLASKTRIEMACEGIEMRRQAGLHKNEIEYQRGKRRLEIQLAKTSRKWQRQSPLYSLGSPCSEFYGPLIRHGVDPARRHFIGANRKAFDTRMDDLEKRVKMNNVTCPFRKLKELSKPREYVKEYEHNFCSEQKLQKLYDSLTALRKQQYEHKNPPKSLKKRHKPPAHSVDARMSSFSGSTTMFYNPKKSRMEQPQKGHTVELDRSSALAKSLQDDRRQVDLEYLLQKYEGTYIGWIMQFLSEEMGRLKEQRRLHFFTILAQKERWRREANEAGLRQKENELRRVYDELFQKCNPANKQVSNEYLKRILTTDLIHIADHEATKTVTGLAKDIDADIERWLESFKLIQTPLTYAPLRLMLRDMVSPDINAALDRHEKALIANYIVEDVIFGRVWEELEPFDISTTLTSDLIDRLIDNDLYLFSTDSESDTPQKTSSYEAKAIIRKLIRQAVPGQRWKDEIERIVHENQNDLFDDVFAAIMNKIENPPPVRPSQLIEVGPRLSHTVIKTEDNIRAMEILEFEAMRDQIHTQYSEELKTTILSLFKKITVDHITKKLETDELFTEDETIPMGEDVFMKSQSYGPPESDPKLDSDLYSIMGIVDICKEKNFNLLKGTGLPKLEYKLNDYIFPSQIVVCEKDDVEEHEMEMGMEMDITGETDIVTETEMTVKEEMAISIEDKISIGLEEEMKMEAKIDVQMGRKMVEKVESPKINNPSLTEKTSEYDEENYEIESIDNMEASIESDHNLIKNLIKKAQEEDELDTSSLSKNLLKKNSFEITALVG; this is translated from the exons ATGTCAGCTCAGAGGGAGATTCCCCGAAGAAAGCGAATGCTTCATTTCCTGCAGGAAGAAAGAGAAACGAGGAGAAATAATAGCAGCCCATCGTCTCCACTCAGAATAGAAAGGGAGCAGAGTCCAAAACTCAGCCGAAATGCCACATTCAAGAATCGAGAGCCCGCACATCTTAAGGACGATTACAGTGGAAGCAGCCAGAGCCTATCATCATGTCTGATCACGAGGTCTCCGCTGGGGCCACGATTGAAAAGCG GTGCCAACAACCCAGCGGAGCGGTCCACCGGCAGATTGCCACGTACAGACAGTGAGTGCCTGTTCCAGGCACCGGGAATCGACTTTCTCACAGAAAAGGATACTAATACAACAACCCATGAGGTCAAGCTGGATTCCTCGGTTTATCCTCGGAAAACACCTTTAAGGAACAAGTGCGACTTTTTTCCAAAATACGTGTACAATCGTCCATTCAAGGAGCAGGCAACCCAAACGCTCTACAG GGAAGCCTCGGCACAAACCTTGGCCTATTTGCCGGAGACTGAGGACAAGGAGATAGATGAGCATCTGGAGCTTTTCAGACTGGCTTCAGCTCTTCCTGGCGATAAGCCCCCGGGACTCTATGAGGTAGAAGTCTTGGAACGATCCCGCAAACGTTGGGCATTTAACAAGGCACTGAACACAAACCTAAAGAGGCAACTGCAAGAGGCCCGAGAATTGGCCATGAAAACGAAGTACAAATCCATACTGGAGGCCTTCGAATGGGAGAGTTGGATCGAGCGGGAGGAGTGCATACAGGAGTGTCAGAAGAGGCGTCTGGAAATCGTTATAAAGATGTTCGACAAGCGCGAGAAGGAGATGCATTTAGCATCCAAGACGCGCATTGAAATGGCTTGCGAAGGTATCGAGATGCGCCGTCAAGCTGGTCTTCACAAGAACGAGATAGAGTATCAGCGAGGCAAACGCCGGCTCGAAATACAACTCGCAAAGACATCCCGGAAATGGCAAAGGCAGAGTCCCCTGTATTCCTTGGGATCACCGTGCTCCGAGTTCTATGGACCACTAATCAGACACGGTGTAGATCCGGCACGTCGTCACTTTATAGGCGCTAACCGCAAAGCCTTCGACACTAGGATGGACGACCTGGAGAAGCGCGTGAAGATGAACAACGTGACGTGTCCGTTCCGAAAACTGAAGGAATTGTCCAAGCCCAGAGAGTATGTTAAGGAGTATGAGCACAACTTCTGCTctgaacaaaaattacaaaagcTTTACGACTCCTTGACGGCATTACGAAAGCAGCAATACGAACACAAAAATCCTCCCAAGAGTCTGAAGAAACGACACAAACCACCCGCTCATTCAGTTGATGCACGCATGAGCTCTTTTTCAGGCTCGACCACTATGTTCTACAATCCTAAAAAGTCAAGGATGGAGCAACCGCAAAAGGGGCATACAGTTGAACTTGATCGATCGAGTGCACTCGCCAAGAGCTTACAAGACGATAGGAGGCAAGTAGACTTAGAGTATCTGTTGCAAAAGTACGAGGGTACCTATATTGGTTGGATTATGCAGTTCCTCTCTGAGGAAATGGGGCGGCTGAAGGAACAGCGAAGGCTCCACTTCTTTACCATTTTGGCCCAAAAGGAGAGATGGCGGCGCGAAGCGAATGAAGCAGGATTGCGGCAGAAGGAGAATGAACTGAGAAGGGTATACGACGAGCTGTTCCAGAAGTGCAACCCTGCCAACAAACAAGTTAGCAATGAGTATCTCAAAAGGATTCTTACAACAGATTTGATCCACATAGCAGACCATGAGGCCACTAAAACGGTGACGGGTCTTGCAAAAGACATTGATGCCGATATCGAGCGTTGGTTGGAGAGCTTCAAGCTCATTCAGACGCCACTAACCTATGCTCCACTGCGTCTCATGCTACGTGACATGGTCTCCCCAGACATAAATGCTGCTCTCGATCGTCATGAGAAGGCTCTTATCGCTAATTATATTGTTGAGGACGTGATATTTGGCAGAGTGTGGGAGGAGCTAGAACCATTCGACATATCCACCACCCTGACTAGCGACTTAATTGATCGCCTCATCGACAACGATCTCTATCTATTCTCCACGGACAGCGAAAGTGACACACCGCAGAAAACTTCAAGCTACGAGGCTAAGGCTATTATACGAAAGCTTATCCGCCAGGCAGTTCCCGGACAGCGCTGGAAAGATGAAATCGAACGCATTGTGCACGAGAACCAAAACGATCTATTCGATGATGTCTTCGCAGCAATCATGAACAAGATTGAGAATCCACCACCGGTGCGACCTTCCCAGTTAATCGAAGTCGGCCCAAGGCTATCGCACACTGTCATTAAAACGGAGGATAATATTCGAGCCATGGAGATTTTAGAGTTCGAGGCCATGAGAGATCAAATCCATACACAGTATTCGGAGGAACTCAAAACAACAATCCTATCCCTATTCAAAAAAATTACGGTGGATCATATTACCAAAAAATTGGAGACCGACGAACTATTTACTGAAGATGAGACCATTCCAATGGGCGAAGACGTATTCATGAAGTCACAAAGCTACGGACCTCCAGAATCTGATCCGAAATTAGATTCTGACCTATACAGCATTATGGGGATTGTTGATATTTGTAAAGAGAAGAACTTTAATTTGCTCAAAGGAACCGGGCTTCCCAAATTGGAATACAAACTGAATGACTATATTTTTCCATCGCAAATAGTCGTCTGCGAAAAAGATGATGTAGAGGAACatgagatggagatggggatggagatggacaTAACGGGTGAGACAGACATAGTGACTGAAACGGAGATGACAGTGAAGGAGGAAATGGCGATATCAATTGAAGACAAAATATCGATTGGTTTAGAGGAAGAGATGAAGATGGAGGCAAAGATAGATGTGCAAATGGGTAGAAAGATGGTGGAAAAGGTAGAGTCGCCGAAAATTAACAATCCTAGTCTGACTGAAAAAACCTCCGAATACGATGAAGAAAACTATGAAATAGAGTCTATTGATAATATGGAAGCCTCAATAGAATCGGATCATAATCTCATTAAGAACCTCATCAAAAAAGCTCAAGAAGAAGATGAACTGGATACGTCGTCTTTATCTAAGAATTTGTTAAAAAAGAACAGCTTTGAAATAACTGCATTAGTTGGTTAa